The following are encoded in a window of Drosophila simulans strain w501 chromosome 3L, Prin_Dsim_3.1, whole genome shotgun sequence genomic DNA:
- the LOC6738937 gene encoding uncharacterized protein LOC6738937, giving the protein MNVDKARDEMLEMSEQVWKDAEQWQRGIHNGQAIMRQIRAIYLKLFTAENKLNNADSRKGLQSTEKRLNYLYQRLQRPLATIGNILKALTGIRDNTARMLNRLTLFMDDETLAQHRIRPKLESSKLLMMLQFLSHRYDTEWEVKEMVVNDLERISNSYELDLAIQCWSTCSHAGGPEFAKMMREYYQIIDRRQSF; this is encoded by the exons ATGAATGTGGACAAAGCCAGAGACGAGATGCTTGAGATGTCCGAGCAGGTGTGGAAGGATGCGGAGCAGTGGCAAAGAGGTATCCACAATGGTCAGGCGATCATGAGGCAGATCAGGGCCATATATCTTAAGCTCTTCACCGCGGAGAACAAACTGAACAACGCGGACTCGCGTAAGGGGCTCCAGTCCACAGAGAAACGGTTGAATTACTTGTACCAACGCCTCCAACGTCCGCTCGCCACGATAGGCAACATTTTGAAAGCCCTGACCGGGATCAGGGACAACACTGCCAGGATGTTGAACCGCTTGACCCTATTCATGGACGATGAAACACTGGCGCAGCACAGGATTCGGCCCAAGCTCGAGAGTTCCAAGCTCCTGATGATGCTGCAGTTCCTAAGCCACCGTTACGATACCGAATGGGAGGTCAAGGAAATGGTCGTGA ACGACTTGGAGAGAATCAGCAACTCCTATGAACTGGATCTTGCGATTCAGTGCTGGAGCACTTGCAGTCACGCCGGAGGTCCGGAGTTCGCCAAGATGATGCGCGAATATTACCAGATCATTGATCGCCGGCAATCTTTTTGA